In one window of Henckelia pumila isolate YLH828 chromosome 1, ASM3356847v2, whole genome shotgun sequence DNA:
- the LOC140861413 gene encoding cysteine proteinase RD21A-like yields MKKNAKIVSIDGYEYVPTYNEKDLQKAVANQPISVAIEAGGRDFQLYELGIFKGKCGVSLDHGVGVGYGTESGVDYWIVRNSWRASWGEKGYIRMERNVASKSGLCGIAVEPSYPTKTGSNPLNPVPSPPTPPSPTPSPSDERPYIEVIYATLYWLKQMEAKQ; encoded by the exons ATGAAGAAAAATGCAAAAATTGTGTCGATTGACGGCTATGAGTACGTGCCTACTTACAATGAGAAGGATTTACAAAAGGCTGTTGCAAATCAACCAATTAGTGTTGCTATTGAGGCTGGTGGGAGGGACTTCCAATTGTATGAATTA GGTATATTCAAAGGGAAGTGTGGAGTCTCACTAGACCATGGTGTGGGTGTTGGTTACGGAACTGAAAGTGGTGTTGATTATTGGATAGTCAGGAACTCGTGGCGCGCGAGTTGGGGAGAAAAGGGATACATAAGAATGGAACGTAATGTTGCATCAAAATCTGGTTTATGTGGTATTGCTGTGGAGCCCTCTTACCCAACCAAGACCGGCTCAAATCCTCTCAACCCCGTCCCATCTCCTCCAACACCCCCATCACCTACCCCGTCACCATcg GATGAAAGGCCGTATATTGAGGTTATATATGCAACTTTATATTGGCTTAAGCAGATGGAAGCAAAACAATAA
- the LOC140882297 gene encoding GTP-binding nuclear protein Ran-B1-like encodes MSNYNFEKPFLYLARKVAGDASLHFVEFPALAPLEVHIDVAAQQLWLGKVTLETYISHFHRWLQRGYKWILIFAETSVPS; translated from the exons ATGAGTAATTATAATTTTGAGAAGCCCTTCCTGTACCTCGCCAGAAAAGTTGCAGG cGATGCCAGTTTGCATTTTGTTGAGTTTCCTGCTCTTGCTCCGCTAGAAGTTCACATTGATGTTGCTGCGCAGCAACT GTGGCTCGGGAAAGTAACGTTGGAAACGTACATATCGCATTTCCACAGATGGCTGCAGAG GGGATACAAGTGGATCTTAATCTTTGCTGAAACGAGTGTTCcaagttaa